One Phragmites australis chromosome 23, lpPhrAust1.1, whole genome shotgun sequence DNA window includes the following coding sequences:
- the LOC133905903 gene encoding WD repeat-containing protein GTS1-like: MEGHCEAAASAAMEVEAEASPLAGVSSSPSLSNSTSPNPDSNISSRRLGLKNSIQTNFGDDYVFQIASCQEISTLAVSLSTNALKFYSPATGQYLGECKGHEGTIHEISFSTPSPPQVICSCSSDGTVRAWDTRNFKQISLLRGGASQEMFSFSFGGSSGNLIAAGSNAQVLLWDWRNSKQVACLEESHMDDVTQAKFAPNHQSKLISAAVDGLVCVFDTDGDIDEDNHLLSVMNAETSVAKVGFFGNMYQKLWCLTHIETLSVWDWNDGTRELNVEDARSLVTDRWNLDHVDYFVDCHYSLPDDRLWLIGGTTTGTLGYFPVRNDPAGAIGSAEAILEGGHTGVVRTVFPAASTHRSLGQHMGIFGWTGGEDGRLCCWRSNEISEINKSWISSYLVSRLQKKTKSRHQPY; the protein is encoded by the exons ATGGAGGGACACTGCGAGGCTGCAGCATCGGCGGCAATGGAGGTGGAGGCTGAGGCCAGCCCGTTAGCGGGggtctcctcctccccctcgctGTCCAATTCCACGTCCCCAAACCCTGACAGCAACATCTCCTCGAGGCGGCTGGGCCTCAAAAACAGCATCCAGACCAACTTCGGCGACGACTACGTCTTCCAGATCGCTTCTTG CCAGGAGATCTCGACGCTCGCAGTTTCCTTGTCAACAAATGCACTTAAGTTCTATTCTCCAGCAACTGGACAATATCTGGGGGAATGTAAAGgacatgaaggaacaattcaTGAAATCTCCTTCTCAACTCCATCACCACCACAAGTAATCTGTTCTTGTTCTTCTGATGGAACTGTCAGAGCGTGGGATACCAGAAACTTTAAgcag ATATCTTTGCTAAGAGGAGGTGCCTCACAAGAAATGTTTAGCTTCTCGTTTGGTGGATCAAGTGGTAACCTAATCGCCGCTGGTTCTAATGCCCAG GTACTATTGTGGGATTGGAGAAATTCAAAACAAGTTGCATGCTTAGAGGAATCCCACATGGATGACGTGACACAA GCCAAATTTGCACCAAATCATCAGAGTAAACTCATTTCTGCAGCAGTTGATGGATTAGTATGTGTCTTTGACACTGATGGCGACATTGACGAGGACAATCATCTGCTATCT GTTATGAATGCGGAAACATCTGTTGCCAAAGTGGGGTTTTTTGGAAATATGTATCAGAAGCTTTGGTGTTTAACCCATATTGAGACATTAAG TGTCTGGGACTGGAATGACGGGACTAGAGAGCTGAACGTAGAAGATGCTCGTTCCTTGGTCACCGATAGGTGGAACCTTGACCAT GTTGACTATTTTGTTGATTGTCACTACTCTCTGCCCGATGACCGGCTATGGTTGATTGGCGGCACAACGACTGGGACTTTAGGTTATTTCCCTGTAAGAAACGATCCTGCAGGAGCAATAGGTTCAGCGGAAGCTATCCTAGAAGGAGGCCATACAGGAGTTGTTAGGACCGTGTTTCCAGCTGCAAGCACCCATCGAAGCCTTGGGCAACATATGGGCATCTTTGGATGGACAGGAGGTGAAGATGGTCGTTTATGTTGCTGGCGCTCCAACGAAATCTCAGAGATAAACAAGTCGTGGATCTCTAGTTACCTAGTGTCAAGGCTGCAAAAGAAAACTAAAAGCCGACATCAA